The sequence CTGGAGTCCATGCTCTAGGACCTTGCGAGGtaggaaggtcccagagctttgGCTTCAGCCACAATTAACCAGCCCCTGGGGGTCACGGGGCTCAGGGTGTGTCAGACGGCACTGGCCAGCCACAgatatctaattgcagtgtaggacAATCTCCTGGATAAATCTGAAGGTTTGTTTTATACTTTTGGGGTCCATCGTATTTAAAAGGCAATTGTTTATGTGTTATTGTGCAAGTGCATATAACTCCTCTAGATGTGACTAATGTAAACCTTGGGAAATATTAGGAActtcaaatgatttttttgaaACAATGTGAACTTGTAAAATTAAGTGGATTTCTCAGGAAAACTCTGCTGGGGGGTATGCTAATATAACCCCTCTGGTTAGGCAAAGATCTCATCTATTTGAAGCTTTGCCCTGGAGAGGGGACACCTTGTCTGGCTGATTACCTATTTCCAGTCTCTTCAAAGACCTCAAACTGGATAAAGGACTGACTCACAGATTCATAGGAGTATCTGTTCTAAGCAAAGCATGTTATGAATTTGAAACCATAGGAAAAGGGCTGCTCACCTTTCAGAGCCCACATCagggttggggtgatctctggtaagtttATCAGCATGCGTGTAGgttctttattgtttttaataggttctctctgtgatgcttttaccttaaaaataaaatctgcttgcttagaaagaactgtgtggtaacttaaaaTTGTGGCAATTATATTGCATATCATCTGAAGGGAGAAGCGAAGCTGGCCTGCTTAGGGTACTCTTTAATGGGAAAAAACACAGTGGTAGCAGGGAACTggtcagcctggaaataccctggtcagaaggaaAAGAGATGTGGGTATCCACGccagagaggtgatggctgaggagcctgAACTGGCTATCCTGGCTAGACCACGGAGGGGGAATACAGTACAGTTGTCCTGAACTgacaaatatttctgttttacatGCTTTGAGCAGTGAAACAGTTAactggcattttaaaatattgttggggtctgaattagcattcattgaaataaatgggacagTTCACAAcccagagctattgtttcaggctctttgcAAACTCAGATGAACATTGTTGCATCACTTATGCTcaggccacattgtcaaggttttCGTTACAATCATAACAGCTGCTATTGTtactttttggttttgaaattaaAGCTGAGGCTCTGATGAACAAGTTAGAGGCTTTTCCACTCCACTCCCAGCTAGCTCCTGAACCTCAGTGGGAATATTCTGCAAAATGCTAAATTAAGTACCTTTCACAATAagcaacatgaaaaaaaaaatcaaaacacaattCCAAGTGTTTATTATgtattaaaaatactgtaaataagCCATACAGTTCACTTCACAGTAACCTAAACAACTGTTAGAAACTTGAAAAGAAAAGTCAACAAAGAACAGTGCAGTTCAAAAAGTAACAACAAAATTTATCTCAATGCAGTGCATCCGCCTCACTTATTAAGACTTACTTGACTTATTAGCAACTTCTCACTATGTACAGTGGGAACAGCATTACAAATAGCTGGGTATTTTATTCTTAAATATCGAAGGGAACTCCCTCTTTACCTCTGCTGTTCCCAGAAATTACCATTTGTTGGAGGTGCTAGTTCTATGAATCATTTTCTAATGCAGCCAAAGAGTTGGTTAAAATAGGGCATGCATTACACTCTCTGTAATGTGGGCTAGCAGATATCCCCATTTACAGAGCAGTCTGCACCAAGGCATAAGTACCTTTGAAAAACAACCTTTGAAAAGTAAACCTCAGAAAGAAATCAGAAATCCTTTTCTAGGGTACAACCCCCCAAAAAGTTCCATGTTGGAGAGGTTCTTAGAATGCTTGAAATTCTTTAATATTTGACAGTCATTCTGATTCTCAGCCAACCTGAGGCTTGCTCgtactccattgaagtcaatgacacacTCCCACCGACTCCAGTTGTACAGAATACAGTAATACTAATTAAAGTCACTATCACCTCAGAGGCAATCTTGAAAGGTATTTTATTTAGAAACAATTCTGTTGGTATCATTCTgaatcttctcttcctcctcctgtggTATTATTAGCaggcttaggcctggtctacagctAAAACATacgtcagtcaggggtgtgtcgcccctcccccatgcagcaACCTAGGTATGCTGACAAAAAACCCCAGTTTGTGCGCTTATAGGAGAGGGGTTCTATTGGCATAGCTAAAGTCACTGGAGGAGGTGGTGTTCTTACACTGGCAGAACAACTCCTGTGTCCTTGTACGTTGCAACTACACTAGGGTGCTGTGCCGGCATAGGCAGTGGTGTTTTTAGTTCCTCTCCTCAGTCTTCCTCACTCAAAGCCCTGATCATCTCCACAGCAACTAACCGTGATACCACGAAAAGGAATTACGACTTCAAGGGAGAGATTCTGACAATGTAAATAATCCCAAAATAACACGGCAAAACGTTATTGAGCCCTCTGGCAATGAATCACATCCTTCAATTCACATTCCTCTTCCCAGCCATGCTAATCTGTACATGGGGGTTTGGaggtgctggggaaaggggcaTATGGGCACAAATATTTCTGCTCTTTAGCAGTGCCATGGAACACCCCTCAGCAGCTCTCGTCTCACGTTTTTTGGAGAACTAGAGTCTGTAGGTGCCCTATACTTCTCCCCACTCCATGAGTTTTCCTGTGTGCGGCTATGTATGCATGGCAGTCAGAACTTGCTTCTTTCCCTACACGGTGGAATAAGCTGAAGAAACAGATGAGTTGCCTCAGGCCTAGTCTACATGTATTAGTTTTACCAGCATGAATATTTTGATTAAgggtgtgtttgtttggttttaaaaccgTAATACCACTAAaagccctagtgtggatgcagttacagCAGTATAAGGTACCTTATGCCAATATAGCTACTCCCCTTCCACTAGAGGAATAGCTAACccagtataaagcacctttatatcAATATATctatgggtctgtctacactacagccactacagtggcacagctatgcaTTGTAGCTGTGCCACCTTAGCATCATAGCATAGATGTTTTCTACATCGATAGAAGGAGTTTTTCAGTCGATGGAGAGACGGATTAACTACAAGAGGCGGTAGTGAGGTCACCAGAAGAATTTTTCctttgacctagctgcatctacccagggagttaggtcaacctaattaTGTTGCACAGggcacatttttcacagccctgagcaatcaAGGTAGGTCTAtctaattttaagtgtagaccaggccaatgTCTACAGTAGGGAGATTGTGCTGCTGTAACTATACCAGTATacttaaagcagtacaactttctAGTGTTGACTAGGCCTTAGTAATTTACCGTACTCACCCACCTATCCATCCGAACtcacaaaacttttaaaaatgaaactaaacAGAAGAGAGATCCAGGAACTAAGCAGAACTGTCTCTAATTATGTGTCCTTGTTTTCTTTGGAGGTGTCAAAACACTGGGTATACAAAAGCTATTCTTTTAAATTCGATAACTGCACAGTTAGCACTGTTCACTTAAACTTTTTCATGTATCTTTTCTACTTTCATAAACAATCTATCCAGATCATTCCTTAGGTCATCTACCAAACTCCTCACAGACTCCACATTGTTCTCATTTGTTTCTATTTTCACTGAGTAAGCAACTAAACTATCTACTGCAGTTCTTATCATTTTCAAGTCAGATTCAACTTGATTGACAGAAGATCTTAATGTGTCTACAGAGCCTTCTACAGAAGACAGTTTTTCAAGATAGTCTTGAGATTGTGCTTGGCCCATCTGAGGCTTttcttgatccagcaaagcactaacTTGTTTCTGGATGTTATGAAGTGCATCAGCAGAGTCTGGTAGGTCACTCACACTTCTTCTCAGTTCATCAACATCATGGTATAATGAGAGCTGAGATTCACTAAGACTTTGCACAGTGTCTGTTATTGAACGTACATCACCATCTGAGGTACTACGCAGAGATGCAATGGCTTCCTCTAGAGTTGCTAGCTTTCTTTCATACGCTTCGTGCTTAGAAAGAAGTGATTCCATCTTTTCAGTCTGTTGAGCATCAGTAGAACTTAGAGACTGAAAATTGTCTTCTACACCTCTGAATCTGAATTCAAAGCCTTCCCTGTTCTTTTCAAGGGTTTCTAACACATTTTTGGAGAGTACATTTTCTTCCTGTTTGTTAAGGTTGGCTTTAATTTGCTGTAAATCTTCATCCAGTCTTTTAATCTCATCAGGGAGCTGCATAATGGATTCTTCAGCTTTAAGAACTTTCTCTTGAAAAGCTTTCAATGAAAGGTGTTCTGTGTCTGCAGTCTCTTTGAACGTCTCAAGTTCCTGTTTGAGATTGACTAATGCTTTGATTTCAGTATAAACATCCGATTCCATGGACTCTATTGTACTTTTCAGAGACTCTATGGCCTTCTCTTTGGTTTTCATGGATGTTTGCATCTCATCAACAGCATCTTTCAGAGCCTTTAATTCATGTTTATACACATCTGTTTCTCCCAGTGAAGCCACCTTTGCTTTCATATCATTGATTTCATTTTGGCTCCTTTTCTGGACTTCAGTGAATATGGCAATGTTATCGTTGATAGACCTGGTCAACTCTGTTAATCTTTCTTCCACAGTGTTTTCAAGTGACATGAAGTCTCGTTCTCTTGCATCCTTTACCACATGGATGCCATCAGACAGGTCTTTCAGGATTTCATTTTGTAGTTTTTGAAGAACCTCACTGATTCGATTTATTTCACTCTCCCCTTGTTTAACACTCTTCTCAGTAACTTCTTGTTTATGCTGAGCACTTTTCATCATGGATTCAAAACCTCCAAATGTGGCTTGAAGAGAATGCACCTAAAAACAGAAATCCACATATTTTCAACTTAAATTTTCATCTTATGTTAGTTGATGAGGATGTCGCTATCTACCTAATTTACGTATAACCCCCActattgtagtatctgagcacctcagaatcTTTACTGTTCCCTCCCTCAAGCATTCTGGTGATGCTGGGAAGTACTATTATcaaataggaaactgaggcacaaagaaacaAAAGCTTGGGCTACACTGGAAAGTTATACCGGCATAGAGGAGTTGGagagaggtgtgaaaaaacacacccctgaccgacatagTTACGGCTGACAAAACCCCCAGTATAGATGCAGGTATCTTAACAGAAGAATACTTCCAGCCAAGTGGCTACCGTTGTTCAGGgtggtggtgttcctacactggCAGAATAACTCCTTCCGTTGGTATAGGCTGCATCTATGCTAGGGGGCTATGCCAGCACAGATATGCCCAGCAGGGGATGCAGATGGAGCCCTATGCCCAGGGGCCGCACTGAAGAGCCAGTGTCCAATAGAGGGACCAGCGCTCATGGGGTGCAGCCTTCTGCTCCCCTCCTGACCCCGGCCCATCAGTTCAGACAGAGTCTGTGCAGGGAAAGTGGACAGACTGGTACTGAAAAAGGGTTGGGGTCAGGAGGAGAACTTGTCCTGCACAGACTCTCTCAGGAAGGGGTGCAGATGGGGCTCCGTGCCCTGGGGCTGTGCTGATGGGCCAGGGTCAGCAGGGGAGCTTCTCTGAAAAATTCCCAGGTCCTGAAAAAGCCAAAATTGAAGTGAAGTCTGTAAAACCCAAATAGTGGCTTTTTCAAAACTCAGAAATTCTTCTGAGAACATGAAGGGCTTTGCCTATTTGGTATGAGCTGATGGTTTCAGTCCAGCTCCCTGTCCAAATCACAGAAATTACCTCCACAGTTGGCACTGACTGGCACATTTATTGACAGTCTCAGCTCAGAGGCCAAGGCATCACTGGGCATGAAGACTGAACTACCTCTCCCACCTAGAATAAGGATCTAGGCATATGAATGGGAAAGCTTGCACGACCATTGCCTGGCTGGACCCGTTCTGCGGATAAACAGAATTTCAGGCTTTGGGTCTATGAAAGTGGCACGTTccataagcactaaattcacacaatttaaaaaaccccaagtgATTTTAAAAACTCACACCGACTTCAGTGGGGATCCTGCACAAAAGAACTCTTACAGGTTTTGGCTGTGTGGCAGTGGTGAATAATGCATGCTACAGGAATCCTGGAGATGCTGTCTTGGCTCATTCCCTGCTACACATGTGGAGTGTGCATTAATCAGTACTGCCATGCGGTCTGTCAGGTTTATTGATTAGATAAGCAGCTTCAGACCTGGTTTCATTTTGTAAATAACATTATTAAATGAATGCACTTAAAAGAAAAtatcttatttttaattataaaaggCCAAGTCATGAGGTCTTCATTCAGCTCCCAAGCCTACAAACATTTCCCACATGAGTTAGCTCATTAATTTAGTTACTAATGAATAAGTAAGTTATTCAGATACATGTCTGCAGGTTTGGATGCTCAGGTTGAACCTcccttggtttcagtgggagtctgagctgagtaaggactgcaggatttggccaaaagtcttttaattttgttttaaatgcaaacatTAAGTGATATACTGTTGATAGGTCCAAGTAATCCCCAAACTTTacaggtgacctgcaaaggaagcACGGTTTTACTATCCTTTTTTTCTTCAGGATGTATAGAGAAGGGGTAAAAGATTTCTCCCCATCCTCCAATTTTTTTCAAAGTCTACTAAATttattccttagggcttgtcttcactactgtgcTGCGCCAAtgtagcacgtctggtgaagacatgctacgttgacaggagagtgctctcccgcagatgtaattactccacctcagcgagaggcggaagctatgtcggtgggagagcatctcccactgataTAAAGCATTGTGTACATCGCgctaagtcgatgtaacttacgtcactcgggggtggttttttcacacccgagcgatgtaagttacatcaacttaagcagtagtgtagacaagccctaagaaacaCCGTATAGTATCATAGCTATTTCTTGTTTTGCTGGAGCACCAAAGGGAGTTTTCTCAGCCTTCTGTTGAAGGGATAAGAGTatttgaatctttaacaaagacagTCTTTCTCCCAAACATTTGTCAGGTGTCTGAGGTAAATGGGTGTTAACAAAAAGCAAAGTTTTAAATAGTTTGTTCAAAAATCAAATTCCCTCTCAATTGCTCAAGTTTCAATCTAATTTGATTATGTTATAATCTCACTGCTTCTCCAGTTGTTCAGGAAAAACAGAGTAGATAAGACCTGATATTTCTAATAGAAAAATAAGCAGGAAAAAACCCACTCTTGAATCCTACCTTGTCCATGCCCTAACTCCttaccacagttgccaactttcatgcggtaaataagcaccccaactttcacaataagccaaaaatcaagctaatcccatttcaaaactaagccaaaacaagccaatccctaagaaccccaatactctatgtgactagatccccctggccTGCAGTCTGGGAccgtggtgggcctgctgtgtacctctgactctctcccccacttgcccctgcttgccgggagccaatcaaaaaaagaagcaacaagctaaaAGCtggccaacaagcaactcacaagccaattaagccaaaaacaagcccaatttctgcagcTTTTTTGAGGGTTTGGCATATCTGCTCCTTACCCTTCTCGCCTCAAAAAAAAGTCCCAGGCCGCCTTCATATATCAGAAAGAACCAAAAagggcatgggggggagggggggaagagggggaaagaaTCCTTTCCTTTGCAGGCCACCTTTAAAACTTAAAGGAAAGATGATTACATTTTAAGCAGTTTGTACCCTGAAGGTCTTACATGAGACTAGAAAGAAATTAAATGggaaaatgtgaataataatGTTACTCAAATTGCTATGTGGCAATGGTTATTAAATTGATAATGTGGTTCTATCAGTAGTTACCGCCCAGTGGTCTTTCAGTCTGATTTTACCATATACAGAGTTTTTCACTACAGAACTTTTTTCTGTATCTCTTTAAAGTTGTCATGTCACACATCAGGTGTTTATAAGCCTTACATAGTGCAGGGAAACTATTGCTCACCTATCTCCTCCTGCAGACACAGCTGTAAAATTAAACTAATGTGCTAAGTTCATCCTATTAACTAACCTGTCTCCAAATGTTACTGTTATCGGACCAGAGAATCTGGCTCTCTAATGTCACAATGTGCCAGGTCAGGCCTAAAGTGCCAGATGTGGCCAGtggaggattctctgtaactgaaagtctttaaaacatgatttgaggactttggtAACTCAGTCAGacgttatgggtctattacaggagtgggtgggtgaggttctgtgacctgcagtgtgcaggaggtcagactagatgatcattatggacccttctggccttaaagtctgtgagtctatgagACAGATCCCCACCCTCTTTCCTGACATAGGGAGAAGGGTGTTTGTTGGGGCATGGTAGAATGGAGCTCTACTATGCCTCATTCTCCTCTTGTAATGACCCTGATGGACCATATGCCAAGTGATGTAGGTTGAAGCCGTTCCCCTGCACCTTTAACTTACTACAGGGCCACGTGGTTGAGGATCAGAGCTCTAATGTAAAATAGAATCAAGCCCAATATAGTCAAGATAGACCAATTTCTAATTTAATTAATCTTAATAATCTTGTACTCAGCCTATTTACTCTAAATGGCTTGCTGACCCCTACATGAGCCCTTTGCAAGAAAGGGATAAAACCCTAACTTCAAAATAACAGTTCACATTCATTATAAAACAAGGGTTTGGAATGGCTTCCATTTAagaagagactaaaaagattagggctgttcagtttagaagagagatgactaaggggggatatcatAAATGTCCATATATGTCTATCATGAAtgctgtggaaaaagtgaatCAAGAGGTGTGTGTCTAGCTGTGCCCCCAAAGGCATGGATTTCAATCACAGTCTTTGAAAGGCTTAATATCATAtacaagacagaaaaatattCTTCTACTGACAACCagttttctcctttaaaaagtCATGTTAACATGTCAAATAATCTTAGTTCCTCTGTAAATTGTGCTAAAATAATCTTTGCTCCTCTGTCAATTGTGCTATACTACAAAGACTAACTACAACTTTCCACAtaatttcctttcccttcctacAGCTGATGTGAATAGCAGATGAGCTTATATAACTCTTACTTCTGACAATGCCTCTGTATGGCAAAAGACCAAAGAGGGTGGAGGATGGAGTTCCCTCAAAGCAGCCTAAACTGGCAGTGCTATATAGGTATAGCACAGTATCCTACAGTGATATTAGGCCATGAATTGATCTCCTCCCTCTGCCTTTCATCCTTACATTAGAAATGCATGCCTAATGTTAGCCATCCTTGACACACAGGTAGGTGGAGTTTTATCTCCCTTTGGAACTAGAACATAGATATAAGAGctgccaaactgggtcagaccatggtccatcttgcccagtatcctgtctccaacagtggcctgtaccagagcttcagagagagcgtacagaacagggcaattttggagtGATCCATTCCTGTCTTCCACTCCTGACTTCTGGTAGTCAGGTTTAGGGTCACTCTGAGCatggttgcgtccctgaccatcttggctaatagccattgatggacctatcctctatgaatgtacccagttctttttttaacccagttatacttttcacCATCAGAGCATCCCAAGGCAATGAGTCCCACAGGTTAGCTGTGtgaaaaaagtacttcctcttgtattaaacctgctccaattaatttcatcaggtgacccctagtttttgtagtgtgggaaagggtaaataacacttctttattcactttttcctCAGCATTCATGATTTTTTAGAGTTTTATCAGATcaccccttagtcacctcttttctaaactgagcaGCCCTAATCTTCTCTCCTTGTATGTTCCAAACCCTCGATCATGTTTGTTACCCTCCTTTgaatcttttccagttccactatatcctttttgagatggggaaaccacaactggacacagtatacAAGGTGTAGGCACACCTTGGATAGCTAATTATTTAAAACATCATTTGTGCGCCTCTCTCTCAGAGCCTGGTATTAACTTGTGATTTTGGCCACAGCAATCCAGAGATGAAAGGAGCACATTTTACATATCCCTATGCTTGTAAGGCCTCAAGACAaattaaggctgggattttcaaagggacctaaGGGAACTAGAAACCCAAATCCCatagattttgaaaatcccaatctaaATATTGAAACTAGTAGAGTGATGCTGATATTTCCAATAACCTCAGCCTTCCCTTTGATAAGCAAGGGAAGAATAAAAGAGACACTGCCTGGTGTTACAGCACCTGAATTCGAATTGCTCTCTTTCAGAAAAAGCTCTCCTTAAAAATGTCTTGTTGCTATAGAACAAAATATTAGCCCTGGGAAATGATGGCTGTAACAGGCTGCTCAAGAGAGAAATGATAGTATGATTACATCTAGGAACTTAGGCGTGATCTACACTATAAAGTTAGTCCGTGTCTAcattgccactttacagcgctgcaactgtcttgctcaggggtgtgaaaaaacacacccctgagcgctgcaagtttcagcactgtaaagtgccaatgTAGATAGTGCATTGGCACTGGGAGCCAcactcccagcactggtagctactcccctcatggaggtgctgttttttgttgttgttttttaatagcgctgggagagctctctcccagcgctggtgccgtgactacacagccacattaaagcgctgccgtggcagcgctttaacgtggctagTAAAGACATGCCCTGCAGACAGCTttactacattgctcaggctgtgaaaaatttcacaccttATGCAGTGTAGTTAACCCAACCTAAGGCCCGCTGTACACACcactaggttgacggaagaaccCTTTCCATCCCTATAGAGTTTAAGCTACAGTGACACCACTGCACTTTATTTATGTCTAGTGTAGATATAAAGAACTCTACTTTCAGTGAGTGCTTGATGAGAGAGGGATGGTATGTGTGGAAGGAAAACTAAAACTTCAGTGTTGCACTGTCTTGGCTCGCTCTCTTTTGGGCTCACACAGAACACACTCAcagcagccagctcctgcctGTTGAG is a genomic window of Lepidochelys kempii isolate rLepKem1 chromosome 1, rLepKem1.hap2, whole genome shotgun sequence containing:
- the CKAP4 gene encoding cytoskeleton-associated protein 4 — protein: MSAARQRSSKGSGSEKGTQSHSGGADDVAKKQQQAAAPAKGSKAAGGRPSACSLGRALNLLFSLALVAAAAFSGWGVQHLRGQLGQLSLRHEGSARQREELARALEGVAQKVHSLQATFGGFESMMKSAQHKQEVTEKSVKQGESEINRISEVLQKLQNEILKDLSDGIHVVKDARERDFMSLENTVEERLTELTRSINDNIAIFTEVQKRSQNEINDMKAKVASLGETDVYKHELKALKDAVDEMQTSMKTKEKAIESLKSTIESMESDVYTEIKALVNLKQELETFKETADTEHLSLKAFQEKVLKAEESIMQLPDEIKRLDEDLQQIKANLNKQEENVLSKNVLETLEKNREGFEFRFRGVEDNFQSLSSTDAQQTEKMESLLSKHEAYERKLATLEEAIASLRSTSDGDVRSITDTVQSLSESQLSLYHDVDELRRSVSDLPDSADALHNIQKQVSALLDQEKPQMGQAQSQDYLEKLSSVEGSVDTLRSSVNQVESDLKMIRTAVDSLVAYSVKIETNENNVESVRSLVDDLRNDLDRLFMKVEKIHEKV